A section of the Leptotrichia buccalis C-1013-b genome encodes:
- a CDS encoding RnfABCDGE type electron transport complex subunit D, whose amino-acid sequence MASEKTLMGEILDVDEARNFKGELLDGNETKILKLKKLEKEKKLDGTVKILDIKEAEKRSKRIKRRKIIKNFFRKRKSQKISFTPYIRTEVDVRNIMKDVIIALFPAIIASWLVYGIRALLVIAVSVLSAVWTEKIFSRVFLNDSESTQNLSAIITGILLALTLAPFTSLPVVAFGASMAIIFGKLMYGRIGKNIFNPAVVGREFMTVFFPVAMSSGAIWFNKEALKMSNIRFFENFSKTPFANYLDSLLLSPSGSLGSYSAFALILGGLYLLLKNRISWHIPVSLFATAFLATMFLKDGISVSIGGVLLIGIFMATDMPTSPMSPAGKVYYGVMLGAVIVLLTMLGIKNETLSYVLLILNPFAKIINKVFRPVVFGYDLKEVIGEQLGKASLLTLGIFVVAASFTTLHKMGAIPYLVYLYILVLTLNLTRNKKI is encoded by the coding sequence ATGGCAAGTGAAAAAACACTTATGGGAGAAATATTGGATGTGGATGAAGCGAGAAATTTTAAAGGAGAACTTTTGGATGGTAATGAAACCAAAATATTAAAATTAAAAAAATTAGAAAAGGAAAAAAAATTAGACGGGACAGTAAAAATATTAGATATAAAAGAAGCAGAGAAACGTTCTAAAAGAATAAAAAGAAGAAAAATAATAAAAAATTTTTTTAGAAAAAGAAAATCTCAAAAAATATCCTTTACCCCATACATTCGTACTGAAGTTGATGTGAGAAATATTATGAAAGATGTAATTATAGCACTTTTTCCAGCCATCATTGCATCTTGGCTAGTTTATGGAATAAGAGCACTTTTAGTAATCGCCGTATCAGTTTTATCAGCTGTATGGACGGAAAAAATATTTTCCAGAGTATTTTTAAACGATTCAGAGTCTACGCAAAATTTGTCAGCTATAATAACTGGAATCTTGCTAGCTTTAACTTTAGCACCATTTACTTCATTACCAGTTGTCGCTTTTGGAGCCAGTATGGCTATAATTTTTGGGAAACTCATGTACGGTAGAATTGGGAAAAATATTTTTAATCCAGCAGTGGTAGGACGTGAATTTATGACAGTCTTTTTTCCAGTAGCGATGTCTTCAGGAGCAATATGGTTTAACAAAGAAGCCTTAAAAATGTCAAATATAAGATTTTTTGAAAATTTTTCTAAAACTCCATTTGCAAATTATTTAGATAGCCTGCTTTTAAGTCCTTCAGGCTCTTTAGGCTCATATTCTGCTTTTGCTTTAATTCTTGGAGGGTTATATTTGCTATTAAAAAATAGAATTTCGTGGCATATTCCAGTAAGCCTTTTTGCCACAGCCTTTTTAGCTACGATGTTCCTAAAAGACGGAATTTCTGTTTCAATAGGAGGAGTATTGTTAATCGGAATATTTATGGCAACTGATATGCCAACAAGCCCAATGTCTCCAGCAGGAAAAGTTTATTACGGAGTAATGCTGGGAGCTGTGATTGTTTTATTGACAATGCTTGGAATAAAAAATGAAACATTATCTTATGTACTGTTAATATTAAATCCTTTTGCAAAAATAATAAACAAAGTTTTTCGTCCAGTTGTATTTGGTTACGATTTGAAAGAAGTCATTGGAGAACAGTTAGGAAAAGCGTCGTTACTTACATTGGGAATATTTGTTGTTGCAGCAAGTTTTACTACATTACATAAAATGGGAGCTATTCCATATTTGGTGTATTTATATATTTTAGTGCTGACTTTAAATTTAACAAGAAATAAAAAAATATAG
- the rsxC gene encoding electron transport complex subunit RsxC, with amino-acid sequence MARSIRRVIDILLNKEIDEKKYEVKQKKVKTEKRKPMKPMTKDTELREINDSNLLYVPLLQHIGSTAIETVELGDYVKKYEKIGEIFGNVSANIHSPVSGDVVDVVEHRIPNGTKVKTVIIVNDFQNSEMKLKKRKVEDLRTIKKEDIIKIIREAGIVELGGAQFPTHIKYDIKFKKVETFIINGAECEPYLTSDYSLMKNFTKEILNGIKVIEKLLNPKEIVIGIENENSNLVQKFEELAKEEKVNLKIKLLPTIYPQGSELQLINTVTGKKVKKGELPLNQGVIVSNVGTVKAIYDAFFEGKPLVERIITISGEEAKNIGNYKVKIGTPLYHIVNELGIKKEEKVIFGGPMMGIEVFDSRIPVIKGTSGILFLSKEEIERESCISCGYCVEACPMNLMPFEFADYYEKGKYEKMIKANIQNCIECGACEFVCPSRVPLIESIKNGKAILSEMEENK; translated from the coding sequence ATGGCAAGAAGTATACGAAGAGTTATAGACATTCTTTTAAACAAAGAAATTGATGAAAAAAAATATGAAGTAAAACAAAAAAAAGTTAAAACTGAAAAACGTAAACCGATGAAACCAATGACAAAAGATACAGAATTAAGAGAAATTAACGATTCAAATCTTTTATATGTTCCACTTTTACAACATATCGGAAGTACAGCGATTGAAACGGTGGAATTAGGAGATTATGTAAAAAAATATGAAAAAATAGGGGAAATTTTTGGAAATGTCTCAGCTAATATTCATTCGCCAGTTTCTGGTGATGTTGTTGATGTTGTTGAACATCGTATTCCAAATGGCACTAAAGTAAAAACGGTTATTATTGTAAATGATTTTCAAAATAGTGAAATGAAGCTTAAAAAAAGAAAAGTTGAAGATTTGAGAACAATCAAAAAGGAAGATATTATTAAAATAATAAGAGAAGCTGGGATAGTAGAGCTTGGAGGAGCTCAGTTTCCAACTCATATAAAATATGACATAAAATTTAAAAAAGTCGAAACGTTTATAATAAATGGAGCTGAATGTGAGCCATATTTGACTTCAGATTACTCACTTATGAAAAATTTTACTAAGGAAATTCTGAATGGAATAAAAGTTATAGAAAAATTATTAAATCCAAAGGAAATTGTAATTGGAATTGAAAATGAAAATAGTAATTTAGTTCAAAAATTTGAAGAATTGGCAAAGGAAGAAAAAGTTAATTTAAAAATAAAATTGCTTCCAACAATTTATCCGCAAGGAAGCGAATTACAGCTTATAAATACTGTAACAGGGAAAAAAGTTAAAAAAGGGGAGCTTCCATTGAATCAAGGTGTAATTGTAAGCAATGTTGGAACAGTTAAGGCGATATACGATGCATTTTTTGAAGGGAAGCCGCTTGTTGAAAGAATTATTACAATTTCTGGAGAAGAAGCAAAAAATATCGGAAATTATAAAGTAAAAATTGGGACACCGCTTTATCACATTGTGAATGAATTAGGAATTAAAAAAGAAGAAAAAGTGATTTTTGGTGGGCCTATGATGGGAATTGAAGTTTTTGATTCTAGAATACCAGTAATAAAAGGAACTTCTGGAATACTATTTTTAAGTAAAGAAGAAATTGAGAGAGAAAGTTGTATTTCGTGTGGATATTGTGTTGAAGCCTGTCCAATGAACCTTATGCCTTTTGAGTTTGCAGATTATTATGAAAAAGGTAAATATGAAAAAATGATAAAAGCTAATATTCAAAATTGCATTGAATGTGGAGCATGTGAATTTGTCTGTCCATCAAGAGTACCTTTAATTGAAAGCATAAAAAATGGGAAAGCAATTTTATCGGAAATGGAGGAAAATAAATAA
- the nadR gene encoding multifunctional transcriptional regulator/nicotinamide-nucleotide adenylyltransferase/ribosylnicotinamide kinase NadR, with product MKKIGIVIGKFFPLHIGHVNLIQRASGIVDRLYVVISYSDDADDLLTSNSRFVKEITPKDRLRFVKQTFKNQPNISSFLLDENNYSQKGENWEEWARTLKNEIEKREKLKNKNEIDWKNDVIFISNRNGDEEYNLKHFGSETKSIDKNYIEYNVNSKKIRENPSKYWDFLPREVREHLIPIITICGGESSGKSVMIDKLANVFNTTSAWEYGREYVFEKLGGDEEALQYSDYEKIVFGHQSNVLYAARNANKFALIDTDYIATLAFCLTYEKRDNPIVREFVQNYRFDLTILLENNVAWVNDGLRSIGDNDRRERFQNLLKQLYKEYDIPYIIVKSDSYEKRYLACKHIIKSYLDGADNVQLQNIADSYT from the coding sequence ATGAAAAAAATAGGAATAGTTATCGGAAAATTTTTCCCGCTTCATATTGGACACGTAAATTTAATTCAACGAGCAAGCGGAATTGTGGACAGGTTATATGTGGTTATTTCATATTCTGATGATGCTGATGACCTGCTTACATCAAATTCACGTTTTGTTAAGGAAATAACACCAAAGGACAGACTGCGGTTTGTAAAGCAGACATTTAAAAATCAGCCCAATATCTCATCTTTCTTACTAGATGAAAATAACTACTCTCAAAAAGGCGAAAACTGGGAAGAATGGGCAAGAACTTTAAAAAATGAAATTGAAAAAAGAGAAAAACTGAAAAATAAAAATGAAATTGACTGGAAAAATGATGTTATATTTATAAGTAACCGTAATGGAGATGAAGAATACAATTTAAAGCATTTTGGCTCAGAAACAAAATCAATTGACAAAAACTATATTGAATATAACGTAAATTCCAAGAAGATTCGCGAAAATCCGAGTAAATACTGGGATTTTTTACCACGTGAAGTAAGAGAGCATTTAATTCCAATTATTACAATCTGTGGTGGAGAAAGCAGCGGAAAAAGTGTAATGATTGACAAACTTGCAAATGTTTTTAACACTACTTCAGCATGGGAATATGGACGTGAGTATGTTTTTGAAAAATTAGGTGGAGACGAAGAAGCTTTACAGTATTCAGATTACGAAAAAATCGTCTTTGGTCATCAGTCAAACGTGCTTTACGCCGCTAGAAATGCCAACAAATTTGCATTAATTGATACAGATTATATCGCCACTCTGGCTTTTTGCCTGACTTATGAAAAACGGGATAATCCAATTGTACGTGAATTTGTTCAGAATTACAGATTTGATTTAACAATTTTATTGGAAAATAATGTGGCTTGGGTAAATGATGGGCTGCGTTCAATTGGTGATAATGACAGACGTGAAAGATTTCAAAATTTGTTAAAGCAATTATATAAAGAATACGACATTCCTTATATTATAGTAAAATCTGACAGTTATGAAAAAAGATATTTAGCTTGCAAACATATTATCAAGTCTTATTTAGATGGTGCTGATAATGTTCAGCTACAGAATATAGCAGACAGTTATACTTAA